Proteins encoded in a region of the Neodiprion virginianus isolate iyNeoVirg1 chromosome 2, iyNeoVirg1.1, whole genome shotgun sequence genome:
- the LOC124298464 gene encoding glutaminase kidney isoform, mitochondrial isoform X8 codes for MSDGMKDVKVSNGARSDRFVKLLARFLSARDQDQVRNAEDVLFDMFKNEETGLLPVGKFLAALRSTGLRKNDPRLQELSDNLRKEQLKSGGHEGLSHETQKLDREQFRRIINPNIVLISRAFRHQFIIPDWSGFTKHIEDFYWKCKTNTEGKVASYIPQLARMNPEYWGVSVCTIDGQRFSIGDTSLPFTLQSCSKPLTYAIALERLGQETVHQYVGQEPSGRNFNELVLDYNKKPHNPMINAGAILVCSLLKTLIKPEMTLAEKFDFTMNYFKRLAGGESLSFNNAVFLSEREAADRNYALGFYMREHKCYPDKTNLREIMDFYFQCCAMEANCESMSVMAATLANGGICPITEEKVLKPDSVRDVLSLMHSCGMYDYSGQFAFKVGIPAKSGVSGSLLVVIPNVMGICTWSPPLDPLGNSCRGVQFCEELVTEFNFHRYDNLKHATNKKDPRRHKYETKGLSIVNLLFSAASGDVTAMRRHRLSGMDMTLSDYDGRTALHLAASEGHLDCVEFLIEQCGVPHDPKDRWGNLPINEAQTFGHQQVVEYLRNYAAAHMKDTPNDATGASSDTESDATSTKEPDTSPLP; via the exons CGCCCGAGATCAGGACCAAGTTCGAAATGCCGAGGACGTTTTGTTCGACATGTTCAAAAATGAAGAGACGGGGCTTTTACCGGTTGGGAAATTCCTGGCT GCACTCAGAAGCACgggattgagaaaaaatgatcCGAGACTTCAGGAACTCTCAGATAATCTCAGAAAGGAACAGCTCAAGTCTGGAGGACACGAAGGACTTTCTCACGAAACTCAGAAACTCGACAGAGAACAATTTAGAAG GATAATAAATCCGAATATCGTCCTGATATCGCGTGCTTTCCGGCATCAGTTCATAATACCGGATTGGTCCGGCTTCACGAAGCACATCGAGGACTTTTACTGGAAATGCAAAACCAACACCGAGGGCAAAGTGGCGTCGTACATCCCTCAGCTGGCGAGGATGAATCCCGAGTATTGGGGCGTCTCAGTCTGCACGATAGATGGACAGCGATTCAGCATCGGTGACACCTCCCTTCCTTTCACCCTGCAAAGTTGCAGCAAACCTCTGACCTACGCGATCGCTCTCGAAAGACTCGGACAAGAAACCGTCCATCAATATGTGGGCCAGGAACCCTCGGGAAGGAACTTCAACGAACTGGTTCTTGATTACAACA aaaaaccGCACAATCCAATGATAAACGCGGGGGCGATTCTTGTTTGTTCGCTGCTGAAGACGTTGATCAAACCGGAAATGACACTGGCGGAGAAATTTGACTTcacgatgaattatttcaagaGATTAGCCGGTGGTGAGAGCCTGAGTTTTAACAATGCTGTATTTTTGTCGGAACGCGAAGCCGCGGACAGAAATTACGCCCTCGGATTTTACATGAGAGAGCACAAATGCTACCCGGACAAAACGAATCTACGTGAAATCATGGACTTCTATTTCCAG TGCTGCGCTATGGAGGCGAACTGCGAGTCCATGTCGGTTATGGCGGCGACTCTTGCAAACGGTGGCATCTGTCCGATCACCGAGGAGAAGGTTTTGAAGCCCGACAGTGTCCGGGACGTCCTCAGCCTGATGCATAGTTGCGGGATGTACGATTACAGCGGACAGTTTGCCTTCAAG GTTGGAATACCGGCGAAATCCGGAGTCTCTGGAAGTCTTCTGGTTGTCATACCAAACGTAATGGGTATCTGCACGTGGTCCCCACCTTTGGATCCTTTGGGAAATTCTTGCCGAGGTGTTCAGTTCTGTGAGGAACTTGTTACCGAGTTCAATTTCCACAG GTACGACAATCTAAAACATGCAACGAACAAAAAGGACCCGAGAAGACACAAGTACGAGACGAAGGGATTGTCCATCGTCAATTTACTATTCAGCGCTGCCAGCGGCGACGTAACGGCTATGCGAAg GCATCGTTTGAGCGGCATGGATATGACACTGTCGGATTACGATGGCCGGACTGCTTTGCATCTAGCAGCCAGCGAGGGGCATTTGGACTGCGTAGAATTTCTTATCGAACAATGCGGCGTTCCTCATGATCCCAAAGACAG ATGGGGAAATTTGCCTATAAACGAGGCACAGACGTTTGGCCATCAGCAGGTAGTCGAATATCTTAGAAACTACGCGGCAGCGCATATGAAAGACACGCCGAACGATGCAACAGGAGCTTCGAGTGACACGGAAAGCGACGCGACTTCCACGAAGGAACCGGATACAAGTCCATTGCCGTGA
- the LOC124298464 gene encoding glutaminase kidney isoform, mitochondrial isoform X6, translated as MSDGMKDVKVSNGARSDRFVKLLARFLSARDQDQVRNAEDVLFDMFKNEETGLLPVGKFLAALRSTGLRKNDPRLQELSDNLRKEQLKSGGHEGLSHETQKLDREQFRRIINPNIVLISRAFRHQFIIPDWSGFTKHIEDFYWKCKTNTEGKVASYIPQLARMNPEYWGVSVCTIDGQRFSIGDTSLPFTLQSCSKPLTYAIALERLGQETVHQYVGQEPSGRNFNELVLDYNKKPHNPMINAGAILVCSLLKTLIKPEMTLAEKFDFTMNYFKRLAGGESLSFNNAVFLSEREAADRNYALGFYMREHKCYPDKTNLREIMDFYFQCCAMEANCESMSVMAATLANGGICPITEEKVLKPDSVRDVLSLMHSCGMYDYSGQFAFKVGIPAKSGVSGSLLVVIPNVMGICTWSPPLDPLGNSCRGVQFCEELVTEFNFHSTYYDHRYDNLKHATNKKDPRRHKYETKGLSIVNLLFSAASGDVTAMRRHRLSGMDMTLSDYDGRTALHLAASEGHLDCVEFLIEQCGVPHDPKDRWGNLPINEAQTFGHQQVVEYLRNYAAAHMKDTPNDATGASSDTESDATSTKEPDTSPLP; from the exons CGCCCGAGATCAGGACCAAGTTCGAAATGCCGAGGACGTTTTGTTCGACATGTTCAAAAATGAAGAGACGGGGCTTTTACCGGTTGGGAAATTCCTGGCT GCACTCAGAAGCACgggattgagaaaaaatgatcCGAGACTTCAGGAACTCTCAGATAATCTCAGAAAGGAACAGCTCAAGTCTGGAGGACACGAAGGACTTTCTCACGAAACTCAGAAACTCGACAGAGAACAATTTAGAAG GATAATAAATCCGAATATCGTCCTGATATCGCGTGCTTTCCGGCATCAGTTCATAATACCGGATTGGTCCGGCTTCACGAAGCACATCGAGGACTTTTACTGGAAATGCAAAACCAACACCGAGGGCAAAGTGGCGTCGTACATCCCTCAGCTGGCGAGGATGAATCCCGAGTATTGGGGCGTCTCAGTCTGCACGATAGATGGACAGCGATTCAGCATCGGTGACACCTCCCTTCCTTTCACCCTGCAAAGTTGCAGCAAACCTCTGACCTACGCGATCGCTCTCGAAAGACTCGGACAAGAAACCGTCCATCAATATGTGGGCCAGGAACCCTCGGGAAGGAACTTCAACGAACTGGTTCTTGATTACAACA aaaaaccGCACAATCCAATGATAAACGCGGGGGCGATTCTTGTTTGTTCGCTGCTGAAGACGTTGATCAAACCGGAAATGACACTGGCGGAGAAATTTGACTTcacgatgaattatttcaagaGATTAGCCGGTGGTGAGAGCCTGAGTTTTAACAATGCTGTATTTTTGTCGGAACGCGAAGCCGCGGACAGAAATTACGCCCTCGGATTTTACATGAGAGAGCACAAATGCTACCCGGACAAAACGAATCTACGTGAAATCATGGACTTCTATTTCCAG TGCTGCGCTATGGAGGCGAACTGCGAGTCCATGTCGGTTATGGCGGCGACTCTTGCAAACGGTGGCATCTGTCCGATCACCGAGGAGAAGGTTTTGAAGCCCGACAGTGTCCGGGACGTCCTCAGCCTGATGCATAGTTGCGGGATGTACGATTACAGCGGACAGTTTGCCTTCAAG GTTGGAATACCGGCGAAATCCGGAGTCTCTGGAAGTCTTCTGGTTGTCATACCAAACGTAATGGGTATCTGCACGTGGTCCCCACCTTTGGATCCTTTGGGAAATTCTTGCCGAGGTGTTCAGTTCTGTGAGGAACTTGTTACCGAGTTCAATTTCCACAG CACCTACTATGATCATAGGTACGACAATCTAAAACATGCAACGAACAAAAAGGACCCGAGAAGACACAAGTACGAGACGAAGGGATTGTCCATCGTCAATTTACTATTCAGCGCTGCCAGCGGCGACGTAACGGCTATGCGAAg GCATCGTTTGAGCGGCATGGATATGACACTGTCGGATTACGATGGCCGGACTGCTTTGCATCTAGCAGCCAGCGAGGGGCATTTGGACTGCGTAGAATTTCTTATCGAACAATGCGGCGTTCCTCATGATCCCAAAGACAG ATGGGGAAATTTGCCTATAAACGAGGCACAGACGTTTGGCCATCAGCAGGTAGTCGAATATCTTAGAAACTACGCGGCAGCGCATATGAAAGACACGCCGAACGATGCAACAGGAGCTTCGAGTGACACGGAAAGCGACGCGACTTCCACGAAGGAACCGGATACAAGTCCATTGCCGTGA
- the LOC124298464 gene encoding glutaminase liver isoform, mitochondrial isoform X3 — protein MYRDMVKVYRVTVKLTENISSRNLHTHKHLAAIAGSKMKMRKTSYIDAAFGSTSDMQRSNIRARDQDQVRNAEDVLFDMFKNEETGLLPVGKFLAALRSTGLRKNDPRLQELSDNLRKEQLKSGGHEGLSHETQKLDREQFRRIINPNIVLISRAFRHQFIIPDWSGFTKHIEDFYWKCKTNTEGKVASYIPQLARMNPEYWGVSVCTIDGQRFSIGDTSLPFTLQSCSKPLTYAIALERLGQETVHQYVGQEPSGRNFNELVLDYNKKPHNPMINAGAILVCSLLKTLIKPEMTLAEKFDFTMNYFKRLAGGESLSFNNAVFLSEREAADRNYALGFYMREHKCYPDKTNLREIMDFYFQCCAMEANCESMSVMAATLANGGICPITEEKVLKPDSVRDVLSLMHSCGMYDYSGQFAFKVGIPAKSGVSGSLLVVIPNVMGICTWSPPLDPLGNSCRGVQFCEELVTEFNFHSTYYDHRYDNLKHATNKKDPRRHKYETKGLSIVNLLFSAASGDVTAMRRHRLSGMDMTLSDYDGRTALHLAASEGHLDCVEFLIEQCGVPHDPKDRWGNLPINEAQTFGHQQVVEYLRNYAAAHMKDTPNDATGASSDTESDATSTKEPDTSPLP, from the exons CGCCCGAGATCAGGACCAAGTTCGAAATGCCGAGGACGTTTTGTTCGACATGTTCAAAAATGAAGAGACGGGGCTTTTACCGGTTGGGAAATTCCTGGCT GCACTCAGAAGCACgggattgagaaaaaatgatcCGAGACTTCAGGAACTCTCAGATAATCTCAGAAAGGAACAGCTCAAGTCTGGAGGACACGAAGGACTTTCTCACGAAACTCAGAAACTCGACAGAGAACAATTTAGAAG GATAATAAATCCGAATATCGTCCTGATATCGCGTGCTTTCCGGCATCAGTTCATAATACCGGATTGGTCCGGCTTCACGAAGCACATCGAGGACTTTTACTGGAAATGCAAAACCAACACCGAGGGCAAAGTGGCGTCGTACATCCCTCAGCTGGCGAGGATGAATCCCGAGTATTGGGGCGTCTCAGTCTGCACGATAGATGGACAGCGATTCAGCATCGGTGACACCTCCCTTCCTTTCACCCTGCAAAGTTGCAGCAAACCTCTGACCTACGCGATCGCTCTCGAAAGACTCGGACAAGAAACCGTCCATCAATATGTGGGCCAGGAACCCTCGGGAAGGAACTTCAACGAACTGGTTCTTGATTACAACA aaaaaccGCACAATCCAATGATAAACGCGGGGGCGATTCTTGTTTGTTCGCTGCTGAAGACGTTGATCAAACCGGAAATGACACTGGCGGAGAAATTTGACTTcacgatgaattatttcaagaGATTAGCCGGTGGTGAGAGCCTGAGTTTTAACAATGCTGTATTTTTGTCGGAACGCGAAGCCGCGGACAGAAATTACGCCCTCGGATTTTACATGAGAGAGCACAAATGCTACCCGGACAAAACGAATCTACGTGAAATCATGGACTTCTATTTCCAG TGCTGCGCTATGGAGGCGAACTGCGAGTCCATGTCGGTTATGGCGGCGACTCTTGCAAACGGTGGCATCTGTCCGATCACCGAGGAGAAGGTTTTGAAGCCCGACAGTGTCCGGGACGTCCTCAGCCTGATGCATAGTTGCGGGATGTACGATTACAGCGGACAGTTTGCCTTCAAG GTTGGAATACCGGCGAAATCCGGAGTCTCTGGAAGTCTTCTGGTTGTCATACCAAACGTAATGGGTATCTGCACGTGGTCCCCACCTTTGGATCCTTTGGGAAATTCTTGCCGAGGTGTTCAGTTCTGTGAGGAACTTGTTACCGAGTTCAATTTCCACAG CACCTACTATGATCATAGGTACGACAATCTAAAACATGCAACGAACAAAAAGGACCCGAGAAGACACAAGTACGAGACGAAGGGATTGTCCATCGTCAATTTACTATTCAGCGCTGCCAGCGGCGACGTAACGGCTATGCGAAg GCATCGTTTGAGCGGCATGGATATGACACTGTCGGATTACGATGGCCGGACTGCTTTGCATCTAGCAGCCAGCGAGGGGCATTTGGACTGCGTAGAATTTCTTATCGAACAATGCGGCGTTCCTCATGATCCCAAAGACAG ATGGGGAAATTTGCCTATAAACGAGGCACAGACGTTTGGCCATCAGCAGGTAGTCGAATATCTTAGAAACTACGCGGCAGCGCATATGAAAGACACGCCGAACGATGCAACAGGAGCTTCGAGTGACACGGAAAGCGACGCGACTTCCACGAAGGAACCGGATACAAGTCCATTGCCGTGA
- the LOC124298464 gene encoding glutaminase kidney isoform, mitochondrial isoform X7 — MDDFEVYHYFVEDISTTSNRLNGARDQDQVRNAEDVLFDMFKNEETGLLPVGKFLAALRSTGLRKNDPRLQELSDNLRKEQLKSGGHEGLSHETQKLDREQFRRIINPNIVLISRAFRHQFIIPDWSGFTKHIEDFYWKCKTNTEGKVASYIPQLARMNPEYWGVSVCTIDGQRFSIGDTSLPFTLQSCSKPLTYAIALERLGQETVHQYVGQEPSGRNFNELVLDYNKKPHNPMINAGAILVCSLLKTLIKPEMTLAEKFDFTMNYFKRLAGGESLSFNNAVFLSEREAADRNYALGFYMREHKCYPDKTNLREIMDFYFQCCAMEANCESMSVMAATLANGGICPITEEKVLKPDSVRDVLSLMHSCGMYDYSGQFAFKVGIPAKSGVSGSLLVVIPNVMGICTWSPPLDPLGNSCRGVQFCEELVTEFNFHSTYYDHRYDNLKHATNKKDPRRHKYETKGLSIVNLLFSAASGDVTAMRRHRLSGMDMTLSDYDGRTALHLAASEGHLDCVEFLIEQCGVPHDPKDRWGNLPINEAQTFGHQQVVEYLRNYAAAHMKDTPNDATGASSDTESDATSTKEPDTSPLP; from the exons CGCCCGAGATCAGGACCAAGTTCGAAATGCCGAGGACGTTTTGTTCGACATGTTCAAAAATGAAGAGACGGGGCTTTTACCGGTTGGGAAATTCCTGGCT GCACTCAGAAGCACgggattgagaaaaaatgatcCGAGACTTCAGGAACTCTCAGATAATCTCAGAAAGGAACAGCTCAAGTCTGGAGGACACGAAGGACTTTCTCACGAAACTCAGAAACTCGACAGAGAACAATTTAGAAG GATAATAAATCCGAATATCGTCCTGATATCGCGTGCTTTCCGGCATCAGTTCATAATACCGGATTGGTCCGGCTTCACGAAGCACATCGAGGACTTTTACTGGAAATGCAAAACCAACACCGAGGGCAAAGTGGCGTCGTACATCCCTCAGCTGGCGAGGATGAATCCCGAGTATTGGGGCGTCTCAGTCTGCACGATAGATGGACAGCGATTCAGCATCGGTGACACCTCCCTTCCTTTCACCCTGCAAAGTTGCAGCAAACCTCTGACCTACGCGATCGCTCTCGAAAGACTCGGACAAGAAACCGTCCATCAATATGTGGGCCAGGAACCCTCGGGAAGGAACTTCAACGAACTGGTTCTTGATTACAACA aaaaaccGCACAATCCAATGATAAACGCGGGGGCGATTCTTGTTTGTTCGCTGCTGAAGACGTTGATCAAACCGGAAATGACACTGGCGGAGAAATTTGACTTcacgatgaattatttcaagaGATTAGCCGGTGGTGAGAGCCTGAGTTTTAACAATGCTGTATTTTTGTCGGAACGCGAAGCCGCGGACAGAAATTACGCCCTCGGATTTTACATGAGAGAGCACAAATGCTACCCGGACAAAACGAATCTACGTGAAATCATGGACTTCTATTTCCAG TGCTGCGCTATGGAGGCGAACTGCGAGTCCATGTCGGTTATGGCGGCGACTCTTGCAAACGGTGGCATCTGTCCGATCACCGAGGAGAAGGTTTTGAAGCCCGACAGTGTCCGGGACGTCCTCAGCCTGATGCATAGTTGCGGGATGTACGATTACAGCGGACAGTTTGCCTTCAAG GTTGGAATACCGGCGAAATCCGGAGTCTCTGGAAGTCTTCTGGTTGTCATACCAAACGTAATGGGTATCTGCACGTGGTCCCCACCTTTGGATCCTTTGGGAAATTCTTGCCGAGGTGTTCAGTTCTGTGAGGAACTTGTTACCGAGTTCAATTTCCACAG CACCTACTATGATCATAGGTACGACAATCTAAAACATGCAACGAACAAAAAGGACCCGAGAAGACACAAGTACGAGACGAAGGGATTGTCCATCGTCAATTTACTATTCAGCGCTGCCAGCGGCGACGTAACGGCTATGCGAAg GCATCGTTTGAGCGGCATGGATATGACACTGTCGGATTACGATGGCCGGACTGCTTTGCATCTAGCAGCCAGCGAGGGGCATTTGGACTGCGTAGAATTTCTTATCGAACAATGCGGCGTTCCTCATGATCCCAAAGACAG ATGGGGAAATTTGCCTATAAACGAGGCACAGACGTTTGGCCATCAGCAGGTAGTCGAATATCTTAGAAACTACGCGGCAGCGCATATGAAAGACACGCCGAACGATGCAACAGGAGCTTCGAGTGACACGGAAAGCGACGCGACTTCCACGAAGGAACCGGATACAAGTCCATTGCCGTGA
- the LOC124298464 gene encoding glutaminase kidney isoform, mitochondrial isoform X5: protein MDDFEVYHYFVEDISTTSNRLNGEYSFIHDSHYMYARDQDQVRNAEDVLFDMFKNEETGLLPVGKFLAALRSTGLRKNDPRLQELSDNLRKEQLKSGGHEGLSHETQKLDREQFRRIINPNIVLISRAFRHQFIIPDWSGFTKHIEDFYWKCKTNTEGKVASYIPQLARMNPEYWGVSVCTIDGQRFSIGDTSLPFTLQSCSKPLTYAIALERLGQETVHQYVGQEPSGRNFNELVLDYNKKPHNPMINAGAILVCSLLKTLIKPEMTLAEKFDFTMNYFKRLAGGESLSFNNAVFLSEREAADRNYALGFYMREHKCYPDKTNLREIMDFYFQCCAMEANCESMSVMAATLANGGICPITEEKVLKPDSVRDVLSLMHSCGMYDYSGQFAFKVGIPAKSGVSGSLLVVIPNVMGICTWSPPLDPLGNSCRGVQFCEELVTEFNFHSTYYDHRYDNLKHATNKKDPRRHKYETKGLSIVNLLFSAASGDVTAMRRHRLSGMDMTLSDYDGRTALHLAASEGHLDCVEFLIEQCGVPHDPKDRWGNLPINEAQTFGHQQVVEYLRNYAAAHMKDTPNDATGASSDTESDATSTKEPDTSPLP from the exons CGCCCGAGATCAGGACCAAGTTCGAAATGCCGAGGACGTTTTGTTCGACATGTTCAAAAATGAAGAGACGGGGCTTTTACCGGTTGGGAAATTCCTGGCT GCACTCAGAAGCACgggattgagaaaaaatgatcCGAGACTTCAGGAACTCTCAGATAATCTCAGAAAGGAACAGCTCAAGTCTGGAGGACACGAAGGACTTTCTCACGAAACTCAGAAACTCGACAGAGAACAATTTAGAAG GATAATAAATCCGAATATCGTCCTGATATCGCGTGCTTTCCGGCATCAGTTCATAATACCGGATTGGTCCGGCTTCACGAAGCACATCGAGGACTTTTACTGGAAATGCAAAACCAACACCGAGGGCAAAGTGGCGTCGTACATCCCTCAGCTGGCGAGGATGAATCCCGAGTATTGGGGCGTCTCAGTCTGCACGATAGATGGACAGCGATTCAGCATCGGTGACACCTCCCTTCCTTTCACCCTGCAAAGTTGCAGCAAACCTCTGACCTACGCGATCGCTCTCGAAAGACTCGGACAAGAAACCGTCCATCAATATGTGGGCCAGGAACCCTCGGGAAGGAACTTCAACGAACTGGTTCTTGATTACAACA aaaaaccGCACAATCCAATGATAAACGCGGGGGCGATTCTTGTTTGTTCGCTGCTGAAGACGTTGATCAAACCGGAAATGACACTGGCGGAGAAATTTGACTTcacgatgaattatttcaagaGATTAGCCGGTGGTGAGAGCCTGAGTTTTAACAATGCTGTATTTTTGTCGGAACGCGAAGCCGCGGACAGAAATTACGCCCTCGGATTTTACATGAGAGAGCACAAATGCTACCCGGACAAAACGAATCTACGTGAAATCATGGACTTCTATTTCCAG TGCTGCGCTATGGAGGCGAACTGCGAGTCCATGTCGGTTATGGCGGCGACTCTTGCAAACGGTGGCATCTGTCCGATCACCGAGGAGAAGGTTTTGAAGCCCGACAGTGTCCGGGACGTCCTCAGCCTGATGCATAGTTGCGGGATGTACGATTACAGCGGACAGTTTGCCTTCAAG GTTGGAATACCGGCGAAATCCGGAGTCTCTGGAAGTCTTCTGGTTGTCATACCAAACGTAATGGGTATCTGCACGTGGTCCCCACCTTTGGATCCTTTGGGAAATTCTTGCCGAGGTGTTCAGTTCTGTGAGGAACTTGTTACCGAGTTCAATTTCCACAG CACCTACTATGATCATAGGTACGACAATCTAAAACATGCAACGAACAAAAAGGACCCGAGAAGACACAAGTACGAGACGAAGGGATTGTCCATCGTCAATTTACTATTCAGCGCTGCCAGCGGCGACGTAACGGCTATGCGAAg GCATCGTTTGAGCGGCATGGATATGACACTGTCGGATTACGATGGCCGGACTGCTTTGCATCTAGCAGCCAGCGAGGGGCATTTGGACTGCGTAGAATTTCTTATCGAACAATGCGGCGTTCCTCATGATCCCAAAGACAG ATGGGGAAATTTGCCTATAAACGAGGCACAGACGTTTGGCCATCAGCAGGTAGTCGAATATCTTAGAAACTACGCGGCAGCGCATATGAAAGACACGCCGAACGATGCAACAGGAGCTTCGAGTGACACGGAAAGCGACGCGACTTCCACGAAGGAACCGGATACAAGTCCATTGCCGTGA
- the LOC124298464 gene encoding glutaminase kidney isoform, mitochondrial isoform X4 produces the protein MSDGMKDVKVSNGARSDRFVKLLARFLSEYSFIHDSHYMYARDQDQVRNAEDVLFDMFKNEETGLLPVGKFLAALRSTGLRKNDPRLQELSDNLRKEQLKSGGHEGLSHETQKLDREQFRRIINPNIVLISRAFRHQFIIPDWSGFTKHIEDFYWKCKTNTEGKVASYIPQLARMNPEYWGVSVCTIDGQRFSIGDTSLPFTLQSCSKPLTYAIALERLGQETVHQYVGQEPSGRNFNELVLDYNKKPHNPMINAGAILVCSLLKTLIKPEMTLAEKFDFTMNYFKRLAGGESLSFNNAVFLSEREAADRNYALGFYMREHKCYPDKTNLREIMDFYFQCCAMEANCESMSVMAATLANGGICPITEEKVLKPDSVRDVLSLMHSCGMYDYSGQFAFKVGIPAKSGVSGSLLVVIPNVMGICTWSPPLDPLGNSCRGVQFCEELVTEFNFHSTYYDHRYDNLKHATNKKDPRRHKYETKGLSIVNLLFSAASGDVTAMRRHRLSGMDMTLSDYDGRTALHLAASEGHLDCVEFLIEQCGVPHDPKDRWGNLPINEAQTFGHQQVVEYLRNYAAAHMKDTPNDATGASSDTESDATSTKEPDTSPLP, from the exons CGCCCGAGATCAGGACCAAGTTCGAAATGCCGAGGACGTTTTGTTCGACATGTTCAAAAATGAAGAGACGGGGCTTTTACCGGTTGGGAAATTCCTGGCT GCACTCAGAAGCACgggattgagaaaaaatgatcCGAGACTTCAGGAACTCTCAGATAATCTCAGAAAGGAACAGCTCAAGTCTGGAGGACACGAAGGACTTTCTCACGAAACTCAGAAACTCGACAGAGAACAATTTAGAAG GATAATAAATCCGAATATCGTCCTGATATCGCGTGCTTTCCGGCATCAGTTCATAATACCGGATTGGTCCGGCTTCACGAAGCACATCGAGGACTTTTACTGGAAATGCAAAACCAACACCGAGGGCAAAGTGGCGTCGTACATCCCTCAGCTGGCGAGGATGAATCCCGAGTATTGGGGCGTCTCAGTCTGCACGATAGATGGACAGCGATTCAGCATCGGTGACACCTCCCTTCCTTTCACCCTGCAAAGTTGCAGCAAACCTCTGACCTACGCGATCGCTCTCGAAAGACTCGGACAAGAAACCGTCCATCAATATGTGGGCCAGGAACCCTCGGGAAGGAACTTCAACGAACTGGTTCTTGATTACAACA aaaaaccGCACAATCCAATGATAAACGCGGGGGCGATTCTTGTTTGTTCGCTGCTGAAGACGTTGATCAAACCGGAAATGACACTGGCGGAGAAATTTGACTTcacgatgaattatttcaagaGATTAGCCGGTGGTGAGAGCCTGAGTTTTAACAATGCTGTATTTTTGTCGGAACGCGAAGCCGCGGACAGAAATTACGCCCTCGGATTTTACATGAGAGAGCACAAATGCTACCCGGACAAAACGAATCTACGTGAAATCATGGACTTCTATTTCCAG TGCTGCGCTATGGAGGCGAACTGCGAGTCCATGTCGGTTATGGCGGCGACTCTTGCAAACGGTGGCATCTGTCCGATCACCGAGGAGAAGGTTTTGAAGCCCGACAGTGTCCGGGACGTCCTCAGCCTGATGCATAGTTGCGGGATGTACGATTACAGCGGACAGTTTGCCTTCAAG GTTGGAATACCGGCGAAATCCGGAGTCTCTGGAAGTCTTCTGGTTGTCATACCAAACGTAATGGGTATCTGCACGTGGTCCCCACCTTTGGATCCTTTGGGAAATTCTTGCCGAGGTGTTCAGTTCTGTGAGGAACTTGTTACCGAGTTCAATTTCCACAG CACCTACTATGATCATAGGTACGACAATCTAAAACATGCAACGAACAAAAAGGACCCGAGAAGACACAAGTACGAGACGAAGGGATTGTCCATCGTCAATTTACTATTCAGCGCTGCCAGCGGCGACGTAACGGCTATGCGAAg GCATCGTTTGAGCGGCATGGATATGACACTGTCGGATTACGATGGCCGGACTGCTTTGCATCTAGCAGCCAGCGAGGGGCATTTGGACTGCGTAGAATTTCTTATCGAACAATGCGGCGTTCCTCATGATCCCAAAGACAG ATGGGGAAATTTGCCTATAAACGAGGCACAGACGTTTGGCCATCAGCAGGTAGTCGAATATCTTAGAAACTACGCGGCAGCGCATATGAAAGACACGCCGAACGATGCAACAGGAGCTTCGAGTGACACGGAAAGCGACGCGACTTCCACGAAGGAACCGGATACAAGTCCATTGCCGTGA